CCGAGTCGTACAACTTCTGGCTCGGGGACGCCTTCGCCTCCGGCGGCTCCGCCGGGTACGACCACAAGGGCATGGGCATCACCGCCCGCGGCGCCTGGGAGTCCGTCAAGCGGCACTTCCGCGAGCTCGGCCACGACTCGCAGACCGAGGACTTCACCGCGGTCGGCGTCGGCGACATGTCCGGCGACGTCTTCGGCAACGGGATGCTGCTGAGCGAGCACATCCGACTGGTCGCCGCCTTCGACCACCGCCACATCTTCATCGACCCGAACCCGGACGCGGCCACCTCGTACGCCGAGCGCCGCCGCCTCTTCGACCTGCCGCGCTCCTCGTGGGCCGACTACAGCAAGGAACTGCTGTCGTCCGGCGGCGGCATCCACCCCCGTACCGCCAAGTCGATCCCGCTCAACGCGCACATCCGCGAGGCGCTGGGCATCGAGTCGGGCGTCGCCAAGATGACCCCGGCCGATCTGATGCAGGCGATCCTCAAGGCGCCGGTCGATCTGCTGTGGAACGGCGGCATCGGTACGTACGTGAAGTCGAGCGCCGAGTCGAACGCGGACGTCGGCGACAAGGCCAACGACGCGATCCGCGTCAGCGGCGAGGAGCTGCGCGCCAAGATCGTCGGCGAGGGCGGCAACCTGGGCCTGACCCAGCTCGGCCGGATCGAGTTCGCCCGCGCGGGCGGCAAGGTCAACACCGACGCCATCGACAACAGCGCGGGCGTCGACACCTCCGACCACGAGGTGAACATCAAGATCCTGCTCAACGGCCTTGTCGCGGAAGGCGACCTGACCGTCAAGCAGCGCAACATCCTCCTCGCCGAGATGACCGACGAGGTCGGCCACCTGGTGCTGCGCAACAACTACGCGCAGAACACCGCCCTGGCCAACGCCGTCGCCCAGTCGCCGTCGCTGCTCCACGCCCACCAGCGCTTCATGCGGCGCCTGGGCCGGGACAAGCACCTCGACCGCTCGCTGGAGTTCCTGCCCAGCGACCGGCAGATCCGTGAACTCCTCAGCAGCGGACGCGGGTTGTCGCAGCCGGAGCTCGCGGTGCTCCTCGCGTACACGAAGATCACGGTCGCCGACGAGCTGATCACCACCGGGCTCCCCGACGACCCGTACCTGCAGAAGCTGGTGCACGCCTACTTCCCCGCCCAGCTGCGCGAGCGCTACCCCGAGGCGATCGAGGGGCACGCACTGCGCCGCGAGATCATCACGACGGTGCTGGTCAACGACGCGGTGAACACCGGTGGTTCGACCTTCCTGCACCGTCTGCGGGAGGAGACCGGGGCGTCGATCGAGGAGATCGTACGGGCGCAGGCGGCGGCCCGTGAGATCTTCGGTCTCTCCGCCGTCTGGGACGAGGTGGAGGCGCTCGACAACGAGGTCGCCGCCGACGTCCAGACCCGGATCCGCCTCCACTCGCGCCGTCTCGTCGAGCGCGGCACACGCTGGCTGCTCGGCAACCGCCCGCAGCCGCTCGACCTCTCCGAGACCATCGCGTTCTTCAAGGACGGTGTGGCGCAGGTCTGGGCCGAGCTGCCGAAGATGCTCCGCGGCGCCGACCTGGAGTGGTACCAGGGCATCCTCGACGAGCTCTGCGCGGCGGGTGTTCCGGAGTCGCTGGCGCTGCGGGTGGCCGGGTTCTCCTCGGCCTTCCCGACGCTCGACATCGTCGCGATCGCCGACCGCATCGACAAGGACCCGATGGCCGTCGCCGAGGTCTACTACGACCTCGCCGACCGTCTCGCGATCACCAAGCTGATGGACCGGATCATCGAGCTCCCGCGGGCCGACCGCTGGCAGTCGATGGCCCGCGCCTCCATCCGCGAGGACCTGTACGCGGCGCACGCCGGCCTCACGCAGGACGTCCTCTCGGTGGGCAACGGGACCTCGAGCCCCGAGCAGCGCTTCAAGGCGTGGGAGGAGAAGAACGCCTCGATCCTGGGCCGTTCGCGCTCCACCCTGGAGGAGATCCAGTCCTCGGACTCCTTCGACCTGGCGAACCTGTCGGTCGCCATGCGCACGATGCGCACGCTGCTGCGGACGCACGTGTAGCGACAGCGGTTACGTACGCGAGAGGGGGCGCCCACCGGCCTGGTGGGCGCCCCCTCTCGCGTGTGCCGCGCCGGCCTGGGGGTGTCCGGCGGATCAGGTCGCTCTTGCTGGGCGTTGATCCTTTCACTGCGGGTGGAGCGGTGGTCTGGTGCACTGCGCTTCGCTCCGTCTCGGCTCTTTGATTCATCCTTCGGATGCCGAGCGCAGCTGCAAGGCGGAGGAGGGAAGCAACGCGGAGCGTTGTTGACCGACGACAACGCCGCAGATGTGCGTGCCGGACCGGCGCGACCGCGGCATGATCCGCCGGACACCCCCTAGCTGCGGTTGTGGTTCTCGTACGCGGCCAGGACCTCGTCGGCCGGGCCGTCCATCAGCAGGGTGCCGCTCTCCAGCCAGATGACCCGCTCGCAGGTCTCGCGGATCGAGGCGTTGCTGTGGCTGACGACGAAGACCGTGCCGGCCTCCTTGCGCAGCTCGGCGATGCGTTCCTGGCTGCGGCGCTGGAAGCGGGCGTCGCCGGTGGCCAGTGCCTCGTCGATCATCAGGACGTCGTGGTTCTTGGCGGCCGCGATGGAGAAGCGGAGCCGTGCGCCCATGCCGGAGGAGTACGTGCGCATGGGCAGCGAGATGAAGTCGCCCTTCTCGTTGATCCCGGAGAAGTCGACGATGTTCTGGTAGCGGTCGCGGACCTCCTCGCGGGACATGCCCATCGCGAGACCGCCGAGGATGACATTGCGCTCGCCGGTCAGATCGCTCATCAGGGCGGCGTTGACGCCCAGGAGCGAGGGCTGGCCGTTGGTGAAGATTTTGCCCTTCTCGGTCGGGAGCAGACCGGCGATGGCCTTCAGGAGGGTTGATTTCCCCGACCCGTTGGAGCCGATCAGTCCGATCGCCTCGCCCTTGTGCGCGACGAAGCTGACGCCCTTGACGGCGTGCACCTCGCGTACGCCCGGACGCTCCTTGCGGGAGACGATCCGGCTGAGGGCCGAGGTGGCGCTGCCCCTTCCGGAGCCCGCGCCCTGGATCTTGTAGACGATGTGGACGTCGTCGCAGACGACCGTCGGCTCCGTCGCGACCGCCTCCGGGCGGGTCTCTGTACTGGTCTCAGCCACGGCCGTACCGCTCCTCTGCCTTCCAGAAGTAGATGAACCCGCCGAGCGCCGCGAGCAGCGCCCAGCCGGCCGCGATCGCCCAGACGTGCGGCGGGAGGTCCTTCGCCGTGACGCTGTCGATCAGCGCGAAGCGCATCAGGTCGATGTACACGGCGGCCGGGTTGCACTGCAGGGCGAGCGTGACGAGGTGCGGGAGGTGGTCGCCCTTGGTGACCTTGTCGATGGACCACATGACGCCGGAGATGTACATCCAGGTACGCAGGACGAAGGGCATCAGCTGCGCGATGTCGGGCGTCTTGCTCGCGACCCGGGCCATGACCAGCGAAAGCCCGGTGTTGAAGAGCGCCTGCAGGAGCAGCGCGGGCAGTGCGATGAGCCAGGACATCTTCGGGTACTCGCCGACGAAGGCCAGGATCACGACCAGCGCGCCCATGGAGAACAGCAGTTGCTGGAGCTGCTGGATGGCGTACGCGATCGGGAGCGAGGCGCGCGGGAAGTGCAGCGCCCGCACCAGGCCCATGTTGCTGCTGAGGGAGCGCGTGCCCGCCATGATCGACTGGCTGGTGAAGGTCCAGACGAAGACGCCGCAGACCAGCCAGGGCAGGAAGTCGGGGATCCCGCGCTTGGTGTTCATCAGGATGCCGAAGATGAAGTAGTAGACGGCCGCGTTGAGCAGCGGCGTCATGACCTGCCAGATCTGGCCCATCTTCGCCTGGCTGTACTGCGCGGTCAGCTTGGCGGTGGCGAAGGTGGTGATGAAGTGGCGCCGGCTCCAGATCTGCTTCACGTACGAGATGAGGGAGGGCCGGGCCCCGCTGACGGTCAGACCGTGCGCGATCGCATAGGCGGTCAGGTCCTGCGGCGGCTGCGCGTCCATGGCCGGCTGAGGGGCCGGCGGTGTCATCACGCTCACGGGCGGTCACTTTCGACGGGGGGCAGGGGTGGGGTGCCGTGGAGGCAGCGACGATGGGACGGACCCGTTTCGTCGTCACGGTGACAGTAAGACCGTCCCACGTCGAAACGCAACCGTCCCGACGTAAGGTAAAATCTTGGCCATGACGACGACCGACCCCAAAGCCGCACGTCGAGCGCCTGCCGGCGCCGCCGTGCTCCGCGAGGACGTGACGGACGCCATTCGGGCCGCTGTCTTCGAGGAGCTGGCGACCGTCGGGTTCTCGAAGATGTCGATCGAGGGCATCGCCCGCAGGGCCGGGGTCGGGAAGACGGCCGTCTACCGCCGCTGGAAGTCCAAGCTGCACCTGGTGCTCGACCTGGTCTCGGCCTTCGCCGTGCAGGGGCTGCCGGCGCCCGCGACCGGTTCGCTCCACGGCGACGTACGGGCCCTCCTGGAGGTCGCCTCGCACGCCCTGCGCCACCCGGTCGCCTCCCAGGTCATCCCCGACCTGCTCGTCGAGGCGGCCCGCAACCCCGAGATCGCCAACACGATCAAGGAAGCGCTGCTCGACAGTCAGCAGGGGCTGGCCGCGGCCGTCGTCCGTGACGCGGTGGCGCGCGGCGACCTGCCGGAGTCGACCGACCCGGAGCGCGCCCTGGAGCTGATCATCGGGCCGCTGTACTGGCGGGCCATCGTCGTACGCGACGCCCTGCCCAAGGGGTATCTGGACGGCCTGGCCAAGGCCGCGGTCGCAGCGCTCAAAGCCTGAACTCCGGTACGCGGGCCAGGACTTCACCCGTCACCGGGCTGAAGGTCACGGCCACGGCCTCCGGCGGGAGGGTCTGCTTCGAGGTCAGCAGCAGCCAGTGCACGCGGTACCGGCGCGCGATGCCGGCCCGCTCCGTCGCCGTGGAGAGCGGCGAGAGGTAGCGGCGCACGTCCTGCTTCCGCCGCCACCGGTCCCTCTCCGCGAGCGCGGGATCCGGCCAGGTCGGGGCGACGAGATACGCGCCGTACCCGGGCAGCGAGTGGCTGATGTAGTAGTCGTCCGCGAGCACGGTCTCGCCCGGCTCGACGTACGGAGTGACCCAGGCGTACGTCCGCCAGTCCGGCGGCTGGTCGAAGCCGACCGGATCCATCGACCGCGGCACCACCGCGCCCGCCTGCACGGTGAAGAAGCCGAGTGCCGCCGCCCCCGCCGCGACCGGTGCCAGGAGCCGCCGCCCGAGTCCGTACGGGCCGGGCCGTGCCAGCTCGACGGCGAGCGCGAACTGCGGGCCCACCAGGGTCAGCCCGAGCAGCCGCCCGTACGTGTAGTGCCCGCTGATCCAGCCGTACGCGACGAGCACGCAGTCAGCGGCGAACATCAGGACGAGGGGATCCCGCCGCGAGCGCCGCCACCGCACCCACAGCGCCGGGACCCCGATCAGCCCCAGCCAGAACTGGCCCCCGATGTGCGTGTAGAGCCGTCGGTGCACATGGTCCAGGACGGCGGCGCTCTCGCTCGACCCGAGCGAGAAGGCGTCGAAGTACGGCCAGGAGGCGGCCACCGCCACCGCGGCCACGACCGTCAGCGACCAGCGGCGGGCGGTGCCGCCGTCCCACTCGCGCTGCCAGCCGACGACGAAGGCCGCGACCCCGACGAGGGTGCCGACCGAGGTGATCGGGTGGATCAGCATCAACAGGCCGACGAGGATGCCGATCGCCGCGTGCTCCACGTAACTCGTGCGCTCACGTTCGTGCTCCCGGGCCGTCCTGCCCGTCAGCGCCCAGATGTGGAAGGCCAGTCCGGCCGCGAAGGCGCTCGGGTAGGCGAGCGTCGTCGTCATCGAGAGCAGCCCGAGGTAGCCGCTCCAGCTGGCCCGCTCGGTGCCCCACAGCAGCACCATCGCGGCGAGCGCGAACACCGGAGCCCAGCGGCGGTCGGTCAGCACCTTGGTGAAACGGCCGATCCCGGTGAGCAGGACGATGAGGTTCACCGGGGCGGCGAGCTTCACGACGAGACGGCCCGGCACCCCCATGGCGTGCGCGAACAGCCCCTGGAAGAGGGCGTAGGGCGAGTAGTACGGGCTGCCCTCGCCGGGCACGGCGGCCAGCGGGTGCGTCGGGTGGCGCCAGTCGGCGCTGAGCCGCTCCACGACGGCGGCGTGCGTACCGAAGTCGCCGACCATCGGGACCCGCCAGGTGGCCGCCGTCATCAGGGCCCAGAAGAGACCGCCGATGACGAAGTACGGGCTGGGGCGCCAGGGGGTGGGAGCTGGGGGTGAGTGCACTCCTCATCGGTTCCGTGGCGGCCCGCGCCCGTCCCACGCGTCACCCAATGGGCTCCGGGCCGATCGGCGAGCAGCGGCAGCCCGACGGCGGGCAGCAGCCAGACCATGACGATCAGGCGCGCGCCCCAGACGGTGTGGTCGGGATGGGCCGCCTGGTTGACCAGCCCGCTGCAGGCGGCGGCCGCGAGCACGGCCGCGAAGGCGGGGCTGCGCCGGTACACCGCCCAGCCGGCCGCGCCGAGCAGCAGCGGCAGGAGCGGCTCCTGGCACTGCTGCCGCACCCATCCGGACCAGAACCGCACCTCCATGTGCATCAACTTCGGCCAGGGATCGGCCAGATCGGGGCGCAGGAAGTGGGGGGTGAGGAGGTCCTGGACGCTGTCGTACGCGGTGGGGTAGTGCAGCGCCTGCGCGGCGAGGAGCGTGGAGCCCGCCGCGCCGAGCGCCAGCAGGAGCAGCCCCGTCACCTCGGGGCCCGCCCTGCGCCCCGCGCAGCGACGTACGACCGCGACCGCGGCGAGTGCCGCCGCCAGGGCGCCGCCGAGGAAGAGCGTCTGGGTGTGCTTGACGGCGAACAGGGCGGCGAAGCCGGCCGCGGTGACGGCGAACCCCCGGCGGTCTTTTCGGAGTACGAGCAGACAGCCCCAGACCACGGCGAGGGTCAGCGCCATCAGCGTCCCCTCGGTCATGGGGCGCATCGCGGTGGAGCCGGAGGGCAGCGCGAAGTACAGCGCCTGCCCGGCGACCGCGATCGCGGCGGAGGCGCCGAGCGTACGCAGCACGCGTACGACCAGCAGACTCCCGGCGACCGTCACGAACAGCCCCGCCAGCCAGACGCCCCAGGTCACGCCGGCGGCCGCGACGAAGGGGGCGAGCAGCGCCGGGTAGCCGGGCCGCACCGCGAAGATCCCCAGGAAGCGCGGCCCCGAGAACGGCGTGAGCAGCGAGGCCCCGCCCGGACCGCCGTGCCGGGCGACGCCGCGCTCCATCGTGCGCGTGCAGGCGCGGCGCGCGGCGGGGTCGCGGCTGAGGCACATGTAGGAGATGGTCCGGTCGGCGGCGGCCCGCGGGCTGTCGCCCTGCAGCCTGAGGGCGTACGAGAGGTAGTTCTTGGTGTCGGGACTGGCACGCCCCGACACCCCGGTGAGCTGCAGACACCCGAAGACCACCGCCAGCAGCAGCGACCAGGCGGCGGTCCGGGAGCGGAGTCTCACGGCTGGACGGAGGTGGGGGAGCCCGGTGCTCCGGGGCCGGGGCCGGGTTCGGACGCGGCCCGCGATGCGGACCCCGCGCCGGCCGTCGGGGTCGGGACAGCTGCCTGCGGTGCGGGTGTCACCGTGCTCGGTTCTGTGCCTCCGTCTCGGGGGGCCGGGGTCTGCTGCTCGACGGGCCCGTGCCCGCTAGGCGTTGTCCCGCCCGGGGGTGTGCCGGCGGTGTTGGCCGCGTCGATCACGAGGCGGTCGCCGTGGCGGCGGTCAGCCGTCAACTCCCATGTCTCGTCCGTGTGTTCGGCCGGCAGCGCGGCCCCGACCGGCGTCAGGGCCCGTACCGGCATCCCGTCCAGGTACGCGTGCCAGCGGCCCGGTGCCGTCGGTGCGGGGGCCTTCGCCGTGAAGCGGCCTCCGTCTCGCGTGACCGCCGCGTGCGTCACCTCGCCGCCGTCCTCCGCGCGCAGTTCCAGGTCGCCCTCGCCGTCGCCGCCGTACGTCCCCGACAGGCGCAGCTCCCCGCGCTCCCACCGCAGTACGTCGACGATCGCCTGCCGCGTCACCTCCAGACGGAGGTCCCCTGCCGCGTCCGCGGTCGCGCACACGTCGTCGTATCGGCCCGGGGCCAGGCCGAGTGCGGCCGCCACGGGCTGTTCCGTGCCGTCCGGCAGGACCAGGCGGACCCGCCAGTGCGTCGTGTGCGGGGGCTCGACCTCCTTCGGGAGGCGGGGAGTGTGGGTGGGGGGTGCCGTGAGGTGCCGTAGCGGGATGCGGGTCGAGAAGGTGTCCGCCGCGCCGTCCACGTGGTAGCTGAACTCCCTTTCACCGGAGGGGTGTTGGATGCGCAGCGCCGTAGGGCGGGCGCCGCTGAAGAGCTGGCCCGTCAGCTCCAGGCGGTCGCCGTCCAGGCGGTGTCCGTCCACGCGTGCCGCGCACTGCCGTACGGTCACCGACGCCCGCCCCTCCCGGAAGTCCAGCAACCCCCGCCAGCCGTGGCCGAGTTCCTTCACCAGCGGCTGCGCCGCGGACGCCTCCAGGGGGCGTACGGCGGCCCGGCGCACCACCTCGCGGCGGCCGGCCACCACCCCGAGCAGCCACTCGCCGACCGGGAGGGCGAGGGGGTCCACCGTCATCTCGAAGGAGCCGGGGGCGCCGCCCTTGCGCAGCCGCAGCCGCCGCATCTTCCGGCCGCCCGCCTCGCGCGCCATGCCCAGCTTCGGGGTGCGTCCGGCGGGGAGGTTGCGGATCGCTGCCGTTCCGCGCAGACGCAGCCTGCCGTCGGGCTGCCACTCCGCCCCCAACAGCCGTACTGCCACGGGGAGTTCGCCGGACCGCAGCCGCTCCGTCGCCGCGACCCCGGGGAAGGCCGCCCGCCTGAGCCACGGCAGGCCGCGCACCTCGAACGTCCCCTTGCCGTGCTCCTGCTCGAAGACGAGGACGTCCAGGAGCTCCTGCAGCCGCCCCTCCCGCACCAGCCGCCACTTGATCCGCAGATCCGCCGAGAGGTCGTCGACGATCGTCGGGTCGGCCGCCCCCATGAAGTCCGCGGCCCCCGCCATGAACGCCTCGCGGTACTCCGGGCCGCCCATCGGCAGCCCCTCCAGGAAGTAGACGAAGTCGTCGCGCAGGCATGACACGTCGTAGACCCGCTTCTCGGCCGCCGACGCCCGCTCCCCGCCCAGGAAGCGGCTGACCTCGGCGCAGACGTCGATCCGGTCGCGTACGCCCTTCACGTCCGTACGGCGCTGCGTGATCGACCCCTCCCGCACGCGCCAGTAGTAGACGTGCCCGGCGAGCACGTCGACCGTCTCCGCCCGGTAGTGCGCCGGGATCATCACCGGGGTGTCCTCGTACAACTTCCCTTCCGGGAAGGCGAATTGGTGCCGGTCCCAGAAGTCCCGCCGGAAGACCTTGTTCCAGGCGACCCGGTCGGCGAGGAGCTGCGGATCGCGCGTGATGTGGGTGCGCTCGCGCGAGGCGCCGAGCCACTTGTACTGCCAGGCCTGGTGGCGGCCGCGCCCGTCGAGGCGCCACACATTGCCGGTCGCGAAGTCGGACCCCGTGGTCTCCAGGGACGCCAGCATCCGCTCGTACGCGTCGTGCACGACGATGTCGTCACTGTCGACGAACGTCAGATACGGGACCGAACCCGACGTGTGCCGCACCCCCGCGTTGCGCGCCGCGCTCAGCCCGGCGTTCTCCTGCTTCACGTACCGGAACCGCGGATCGGCGGCCGCGAACTTCTCCGCGATCACCCCGCTCAGATCGGTGGACCCGTCGTCGACGAGCACCACCTCCAGATCCCGGACGGTCTGCTCGGCAATCGACCGCAGGCACTCCTCCAGGTACTCCTCGACGTTGAAAATGGGCACGACGACGCTCAGACGTGGCTTCACACAGACGTCAACACGGTGACGCGGGAGGGGTTACCAGCGCTAGCCCGAACGAGTGGCGACACGGCCCCGGAGTGCGACGATGCGACTACTCTCAGCGCCCATGCCCCGCTTCAGCGTCGTCATGCCCGTCCACCGCGTACAGGGATACCTCCGGGCCGCCGTCGAGTCCGTACTCGCCCAGTCCTACGGGGACTTCGAGCTGATCGTGGTCGACGACCACTCCCCGGACGGCTGTGCGGCCATCGCCGAGGAGTACGCGGACCGGGACCCCCGCGTCACCCTCCTCCCGCTCGCCTCGCACCAGGGCGTGGGCGCGGCCCGCAACGCAGGGACCGGTCTGGCCCGCGGCGACTACCTGCTCTTCCTCGACGGCGACGACCTGCTGCTGCCCGGCTCGCTGGAGGCGCTCGCCGGACGCCTCCGCGAGGGCCCCGACGTGCTCCTCTTCGGGCACGAGTGCATCGACTGGTGGGAGACGGTGACCCCGGGCGGCGACGACCTCAGCGACCCCCTCGCGGCCGTGCCCGTCCCCTGGAACCGCGTGTTCAGCCGCGCCTTCTTCACCACCCACCGACTCGACTTCCGGTACGGCCCCTACGGCCACCTCCTCCCGGTCCACCGCGCCACCCGCCTCCTCGAAGGGCCGCCCGCCGTCCTCGACCGGGTCTGCGTACGGCACCGGATCCGGCGCGGCGGCTCCACCTCCACCACCCCGGGCCGCCACCACTTCACGCTCTTCGACGCCTACACCGCCGTGCTCGCCGACTCGGGCCCGCACCCCTGCCTCTTCCGCCCCATGACCGACCACACCCTCGCCGTCCTGGACGACCCGGGCCGCATCGCCCCCGAGGACCGCAAGGACTTCTTCTCCCTGGCGTCGGCGCACTACCG
The sequence above is drawn from the Streptomyces sp. NBC_01465 genome and encodes:
- a CDS encoding ABC transporter ATP-binding protein, translating into MAETSTETRPEAVATEPTVVCDDVHIVYKIQGAGSGRGSATSALSRIVSRKERPGVREVHAVKGVSFVAHKGEAIGLIGSNGSGKSTLLKAIAGLLPTEKGKIFTNGQPSLLGVNAALMSDLTGERNVILGGLAMGMSREEVRDRYQNIVDFSGINEKGDFISLPMRTYSSGMGARLRFSIAAAKNHDVLMIDEALATGDARFQRRSQERIAELRKEAGTVFVVSHSNASIRETCERVIWLESGTLLMDGPADEVLAAYENHNRS
- a CDS encoding ABC transporter permease, which encodes MTPPAPQPAMDAQPPQDLTAYAIAHGLTVSGARPSLISYVKQIWSRRHFITTFATAKLTAQYSQAKMGQIWQVMTPLLNAAVYYFIFGILMNTKRGIPDFLPWLVCGVFVWTFTSQSIMAGTRSLSSNMGLVRALHFPRASLPIAYAIQQLQQLLFSMGALVVILAFVGEYPKMSWLIALPALLLQALFNTGLSLVMARVASKTPDIAQLMPFVLRTWMYISGVMWSIDKVTKGDHLPHLVTLALQCNPAAVYIDLMRFALIDSVTAKDLPPHVWAIAAGWALLAALGGFIYFWKAEERYGRG
- a CDS encoding TetR/AcrR family transcriptional regulator, coding for MTTTDPKAARRAPAGAAVLREDVTDAIRAAVFEELATVGFSKMSIEGIARRAGVGKTAVYRRWKSKLHLVLDLVSAFAVQGLPAPATGSLHGDVRALLEVASHALRHPVASQVIPDLLVEAARNPEIANTIKEALLDSQQGLAAAVVRDAVARGDLPESTDPERALELIIGPLYWRAIVVRDALPKGYLDGLAKAAVAALKA
- a CDS encoding glycosyltransferase, translating into MKPRLSVVVPIFNVEEYLEECLRSIAEQTVRDLEVVLVDDGSTDLSGVIAEKFAAADPRFRYVKQENAGLSAARNAGVRHTSGSVPYLTFVDSDDIVVHDAYERMLASLETTGSDFATGNVWRLDGRGRHQAWQYKWLGASRERTHITRDPQLLADRVAWNKVFRRDFWDRHQFAFPEGKLYEDTPVMIPAHYRAETVDVLAGHVYYWRVREGSITQRRTDVKGVRDRIDVCAEVSRFLGGERASAAEKRVYDVSCLRDDFVYFLEGLPMGGPEYREAFMAGAADFMGAADPTIVDDLSADLRIKWRLVREGRLQELLDVLVFEQEHGKGTFEVRGLPWLRRAAFPGVAATERLRSGELPVAVRLLGAEWQPDGRLRLRGTAAIRNLPAGRTPKLGMAREAGGRKMRRLRLRKGGAPGSFEMTVDPLALPVGEWLLGVVAGRREVVRRAAVRPLEASAAQPLVKELGHGWRGLLDFREGRASVTVRQCAARVDGHRLDGDRLELTGQLFSGARPTALRIQHPSGEREFSYHVDGAADTFSTRIPLRHLTAPPTHTPRLPKEVEPPHTTHWRVRLVLPDGTEQPVAAALGLAPGRYDDVCATADAAGDLRLEVTRQAIVDVLRWERGELRLSGTYGGDGEGDLELRAEDGGEVTHAAVTRDGGRFTAKAPAPTAPGRWHAYLDGMPVRALTPVGAALPAEHTDETWELTADRRHGDRLVIDAANTAGTPPGGTTPSGHGPVEQQTPAPRDGGTEPSTVTPAPQAAVPTPTAGAGSASRAASEPGPGPGAPGSPTSVQP